From a single Sediminibacterium sp. KACHI17 genomic region:
- a CDS encoding MFS transporter: MTQPKQPTNTGALTTLVVVFFFWGFIAAGNSVFIPFCKHYFSLDQFQSQLIDFAFYLAYYLGALGLFAYGAFGGKDLVGKWGYKKSIVYGLLFSAIGAAAMIIAVNANTFAGMLVGLFIVALGFSLQQTAAQPFSITLGDPSTGTSRVNLGGGVNSFGTTIGPIVVALALFGTTAAITDEQIKGLSLSKVIVLYSCVGGLFIAAAALFHFSKKVPAGIMEEKTEPANKALTTLIIMTGLLVVMFVPIFNSYKDLAPDLSAAAQHELETYRMKWLFGALAVVVVGLIAANYTAQKKSDGWGAMKYPQLVLGMLGIFVYVGVEVSIGSNLGELLKQADFGGYQSSQIAPFISMYWGSLMIGRWAGAISAFELKSSTHKVMTFIVPLVAFGIVIGANSVAQYDMTPLYWYIICVLIQIGAFYISKDKPARTLLIFSVLGVTAMAIGIFTKGTVATYAFLSGGLCCSIMWPCIFSLSIAGLGKYTTQGSAFLIMMILGGGIIPPIQGKMADYLQSSNANTAGYGIHQSYWVCLLCFAYLVFFAIVVKGILRKQGIDYETEKSTGSGH, translated from the coding sequence ATGACCCAACCAAAGCAACCGACCAATACCGGCGCATTGACTACCCTCGTTGTCGTTTTTTTCTTTTGGGGTTTCATTGCTGCAGGTAATAGTGTCTTCATTCCTTTTTGTAAACATTATTTCAGTCTCGATCAATTTCAAAGTCAGCTGATCGATTTTGCATTTTATCTCGCCTATTACCTCGGTGCACTCGGACTTTTTGCCTATGGTGCTTTCGGTGGAAAGGATTTAGTGGGAAAATGGGGATATAAGAAAAGTATTGTATATGGACTTTTATTCTCTGCCATCGGCGCTGCTGCCATGATCATTGCGGTGAATGCAAATACGTTTGCAGGCATGTTGGTGGGATTGTTTATTGTGGCATTGGGCTTCTCCTTACAACAAACAGCCGCTCAACCCTTCTCTATTACATTGGGTGATCCTTCTACTGGTACCAGCCGTGTAAACCTGGGTGGTGGTGTGAATTCTTTTGGTACCACCATCGGTCCGATCGTTGTTGCACTTGCATTGTTTGGTACAACAGCTGCGATCACTGATGAGCAGATCAAAGGATTGAGTTTGAGTAAAGTGATCGTTCTCTATAGTTGTGTAGGTGGATTATTCATTGCTGCCGCTGCACTGTTTCATTTTTCCAAAAAAGTACCAGCGGGTATCATGGAAGAAAAAACAGAACCTGCAAATAAAGCATTGACCACACTCATCATCATGACCGGATTATTGGTGGTGATGTTTGTTCCCATCTTCAATAGTTACAAAGACTTGGCTCCTGATCTGAGTGCTGCTGCACAACATGAGTTGGAGACCTATCGTATGAAATGGTTGTTTGGTGCATTGGCTGTAGTAGTGGTGGGATTGATCGCTGCGAATTACACCGCTCAGAAAAAATCAGACGGATGGGGTGCGATGAAATATCCGCAATTGGTATTGGGTATGCTTGGCATCTTCGTTTATGTAGGTGTGGAAGTATCGATCGGAAGTAATTTGGGTGAATTGTTGAAGCAAGCGGATTTTGGTGGCTATCAATCATCACAGATCGCTCCATTTATTTCTATGTATTGGGGTAGCTTGATGATCGGTCGTTGGGCCGGTGCCATCAGTGCTTTTGAATTGAAAAGCTCTACGCATAAAGTGATGACCTTTATCGTGCCATTGGTGGCATTTGGTATCGTGATCGGTGCGAATAGTGTGGCTCAATATGATATGACTCCGCTTTATTGGTACATCATCTGTGTATTGATTCAGATCGGTGCGTTTTATATCAGTAAAGATAAACCTGCTCGTACCCTGCTTATTTTTAGCGTGCTGGGTGTAACAGCAATGGCCATTGGTATTTTCACCAAAGGCACTGTTGCCACTTATGCATTTTTAAGTGGTGGTTTGTGTTGTTCGATCATGTGGCCTTGTATTTTCTCTTTGTCGATTGCCGGCTTGGGTAAATACACCACACAGGGTTCTGCATTTTTGATCATGATGATCTTGGGTGGTGGTATCATTCCGCCTATTCAGGGTAAGATGGCCGACTACCTGCAATCTTCGAATGCGAACACTGCTGGTTATGGTATTCACCAATCTTATTGGGTTTGTTTACTTTGTTTTGCTTACCTCGTTTTCTTTGCTATCGTTGTAAAAGGTATCCTGCGCAAACAGGGTATCGATTATGAAACGGAAAAGTCTACCGGAAGCGGACATTAA
- a CDS encoding alpha-amylase family glycosyl hydrolase: MKKLFSTLVASWMILLVHAQELSMYPTHWFAGMNRDRVQLILKSEDSKFFLSTVRVQYPGVSLVRTHRFSNGKYLVLDLSISKSAQPGNVSIIATANKQSKTYIWTLKKRREGRGTKFAQGVTSKDLIYLIMPDRFSNGDPSNDQFANLHDNISDRKDVLKRHGGDLKGIQNHIAYMKELGVTSLWMTPVIENNMPLNKEAAGMMSGYHGYWFTDHYKVDPRLGGNNSYKELSDSLHANGMKLIQDAVYNHIGSHHWMAQDPPSPDWVNRWDKYTGSNHRDEALFGRYASEKDKKQMLDGWFVPHLPDVNQRNPFVANFLIQHAIWSTEEFGVDGWRVDTYKYCDEPFLNRINDALLREYPKLTIFGEAWTNTVTGSAYFTRNNMDVPFRHNAEGVTDFPLNSAIMAALNQPFGWTEGVNKLYMTLAQDILYQEPKNNCIFLDNHDMDRFLSVVNEDMNRYKQGIALLLTLRGIPQLYYGTEILMKNYKNPSDAMVRLDFPGGFPGDAENKFVPQGRTAAEQQAFDYVKTIAQYRKKSSAITTGKSMHYLPVDGLYVYFKYDDQHTVMCVINTSAAAKKLSMADYNERTKGFSKGKDIISGTTVGADFEVAANGTMIIELSK, encoded by the coding sequence ATGAAAAAGTTATTCAGTACACTGGTTGCAAGTTGGATGATCTTATTGGTACATGCACAAGAGCTAAGCATGTACCCCACACATTGGTTCGCAGGAATGAACAGAGATCGTGTGCAGTTGATCTTAAAAAGTGAAGACAGTAAATTCTTTCTTTCTACGGTTCGGGTGCAATATCCCGGTGTGAGTTTAGTACGCACCCATCGTTTTAGCAATGGCAAATACCTGGTGCTGGATCTATCCATTAGTAAATCAGCGCAGCCCGGTAATGTATCCATCATTGCAACAGCCAATAAGCAATCCAAAACATATATCTGGACACTTAAAAAAAGAAGAGAAGGAAGAGGAACGAAGTTTGCGCAAGGCGTTACATCAAAAGATCTGATCTACCTGATCATGCCCGATCGCTTTAGTAATGGAGATCCCTCCAATGATCAATTTGCTAACCTGCATGACAATATCAGCGATCGGAAAGATGTTTTAAAAAGACATGGCGGCGATTTAAAAGGTATTCAAAACCATATTGCCTACATGAAAGAGTTGGGTGTTACTTCTCTTTGGATGACACCCGTGATTGAAAACAATATGCCACTGAACAAAGAAGCAGCAGGTATGATGAGTGGCTATCATGGCTACTGGTTTACGGATCATTACAAAGTGGATCCTCGTTTGGGTGGGAATAACAGTTACAAAGAACTCTCCGATTCATTACATGCAAATGGAATGAAACTCATTCAAGATGCAGTGTACAATCATATCGGCTCACATCATTGGATGGCGCAGGACCCACCTTCACCTGATTGGGTAAATCGCTGGGACAAGTACACCGGTAGCAATCACCGTGATGAAGCTTTATTTGGAAGATATGCCAGTGAAAAAGATAAAAAGCAAATGCTCGATGGTTGGTTTGTACCACACTTGCCGGATGTGAACCAACGCAATCCATTCGTCGCTAATTTTTTGATCCAACATGCGATCTGGAGTACGGAAGAATTTGGAGTAGATGGATGGAGAGTGGATACCTATAAATATTGCGATGAGCCATTTCTGAATCGCATCAATGATGCTCTATTGAGAGAGTATCCAAAACTCACCATCTTCGGAGAAGCCTGGACGAACACTGTTACCGGTAGTGCCTATTTCACCAGAAACAATATGGATGTTCCTTTCAGACACAATGCAGAAGGCGTGACGGACTTCCCATTGAACAGTGCTATCATGGCGGCATTGAATCAGCCCTTTGGATGGACAGAAGGCGTGAACAAGCTCTATATGACATTGGCGCAAGACATTTTATACCAAGAGCCTAAGAACAACTGCATCTTCCTGGATAATCATGATATGGATCGATTTTTATCAGTGGTGAATGAAGACATGAATCGATACAAACAAGGAATTGCATTGCTACTTACCTTAAGGGGAATTCCTCAGTTGTATTATGGAACAGAGATACTGATGAAGAATTATAAAAATCCAAGTGATGCAATGGTGCGATTGGATTTCCCGGGAGGCTTTCCGGGTGACGCGGAGAATAAATTTGTTCCACAAGGCAGAACAGCAGCTGAACAACAGGCATTCGATTATGTGAAAACCATCGCCCAGTATCGAAAAAAATCTTCCGCGATCACAACCGGTAAGAGCATGCATTACCTGCCTGTTGATGGACTCTATGTCTATTTTAAATATGATGATCAGCATACTGTGATGTGTGTGATCAATACTTCTGCTGCGGCTAAAAAATTATCGATGGCTGATTACAATGAACGCACCAAAGGGTTCTCTAAGGGGAAAGATATTATTTCAGGTACTACAGTTGGTGCCGATTTTGAAGTAGCGGCAAATGGTACCATGATTATTGAATTATCGAAATAA
- a CDS encoding cation:proton antiporter — MTTSIIITLCILILLAYLFDLSAAKTRIPSVILLLLLGWIIKQLTIFFQVVIPDLSALLPILGTIGLILIVLEGSLELELDRSKLPMVKKAFFVSFFPILAVGLLLAGLLSYYSGYGFKQSLVNVIPLAVISSAIAIPTAKNLNSYNREFVTYESSLSDIVGVIFFNFIALNAVINGHAFFEFGWQLLLILIVSFFATVGLSYLLGRINHHIKFIPIMVMLILIYTVSKIYHLPSLLFILLFGIFLGNLDALKQYKWIALLKPDSLDKEVHKFREIATEAAFVIRTFFFILFGYLLETADLINLQTLLWAGIVVAAIFLIRAIQLKLSGLPLFPLLFIAPRGLITILLFLSIVPEDRIPMVDNSLIIQVIVLTALIMMIGMMGVKKEKPAEHKPIHEDTHP; from the coding sequence ATGACCACATCTATCATCATTACACTATGCATACTTATTTTATTAGCATACCTGTTTGATCTTAGTGCAGCAAAAACAAGAATCCCATCTGTGATTCTGTTATTACTGCTTGGCTGGATCATCAAACAATTAACCATCTTCTTTCAAGTAGTGATACCTGATCTTTCAGCATTACTTCCCATATTGGGTACGATTGGATTGATCCTGATCGTATTAGAAGGTTCCCTGGAATTAGAATTGGATCGATCGAAGCTGCCCATGGTGAAGAAAGCTTTTTTTGTTTCCTTCTTTCCCATCCTTGCGGTTGGATTATTACTCGCGGGTTTATTGAGTTATTATAGTGGTTACGGTTTTAAGCAAAGTCTGGTGAATGTAATACCCTTAGCAGTGATCAGTAGTGCTATTGCGATACCTACTGCGAAGAACCTCAACAGTTATAACCGTGAATTTGTAACCTATGAGAGTAGTTTGTCTGATATCGTTGGGGTGATCTTTTTCAATTTTATTGCTTTGAATGCCGTTATTAATGGACATGCATTCTTTGAATTTGGATGGCAGCTATTACTGATATTGATCGTTTCTTTTTTTGCAACAGTGGGTTTGTCGTATTTATTGGGAAGGATCAATCATCATATCAAATTCATTCCCATTATGGTGATGTTGATCTTGATCTATACCGTTTCTAAGATCTATCATTTACCTTCCTTATTATTCATTCTCTTGTTTGGTATTTTTCTGGGGAATCTGGATGCACTCAAGCAATACAAATGGATCGCATTATTGAAACCGGATAGTCTGGATAAAGAAGTACACAAATTCAGAGAAATAGCAACAGAAGCAGCTTTTGTGATACGCACGTTCTTTTTCATCCTCTTTGGATACTTATTGGAAACTGCAGACCTTATCAATTTGCAAACACTGTTGTGGGCAGGTATAGTAGTAGCTGCGATCTTTTTGATCAGGGCCATCCAATTGAAACTATCAGGATTGCCGCTATTTCCTTTATTGTTCATTGCACCAAGGGGGTTGATCACGATTCTTTTATTCTTATCCATTGTCCCGGAAGACAGAATACCCATGGTAGATAACTCACTCATTATTCAAGTGATCGTATTGACCGCATTGATCATGATGATCGGAATGATGGGAGTGAAGAAAGAAAAACCAGCTGAACACAAGCCGATACATGAAGATACGCATCCATGA
- a CDS encoding glucose-1-phosphate adenylyltransferase, whose protein sequence is MNSISKSVLAVILGGGAGTRLYPLTASRSKPAVPIAGKYRLVDIPISNCINSNINRMFVLTQFNSASLNKHIKNTYHFSAFSTGFVDILAAEQTPDNPGWYQGTADAVRQSLRHISNMEFEYILILSGDQLYQMDFSEMLESHKAKGADISIATIPVDERDAPEFGILKANDENFITSFIEKPKKELLPEWVSDTGADMQKAGRNYLASMGIYIFSKHALYHLLNNVHPNATDFGKEIIPDSIENYKVISFQYDGYWTDIGNIYSFYEANLALTQEIPPFNLFDNNKTVYSRARMLPPAKISGTTLEKTIIAEGSIIHASRIEQSVVGIRSRIGHGTTVVNSYLMGNDYYETIEEMASNTAKGLPKIGIGERCYIKDAIIDKNCRIGNDVRINGGAHLPNTDHALYTVKDGIVVVKKLAVLPDGFVI, encoded by the coding sequence ATGAATAGTATCTCAAAATCCGTATTAGCAGTGATCCTCGGTGGTGGGGCGGGTACAAGGTTGTATCCATTGACAGCAAGCAGATCAAAACCTGCGGTTCCGATTGCCGGTAAATATCGTTTGGTGGATATTCCCATCAGTAACTGTATCAACAGCAATATCAATCGCATGTTTGTATTGACGCAGTTCAACTCTGCTTCATTGAACAAGCATATCAAGAATACCTATCACTTCAGTGCGTTCAGTACGGGGTTCGTAGATATTCTGGCAGCTGAGCAAACACCTGATAATCCGGGTTGGTACCAGGGCACAGCGGATGCAGTGAGACAATCTCTGCGTCATATCTCTAATATGGAGTTTGAATACATCCTCATCTTAAGTGGTGATCAGTTGTATCAGATGGATTTCAGTGAGATGCTGGAAAGTCATAAAGCAAAAGGTGCTGATATTTCTATTGCTACCATTCCGGTAGATGAAAGAGATGCACCGGAGTTTGGTATCCTCAAAGCCAATGATGAAAATTTCATCACCTCCTTCATTGAAAAACCTAAGAAAGAATTATTACCGGAATGGGTGAGTGATACAGGTGCTGATATGCAGAAGGCAGGAAGAAATTACCTGGCATCAATGGGTATTTATATTTTCAGTAAACATGCACTCTATCATTTGTTGAACAATGTACATCCGAATGCGACGGATTTCGGTAAAGAGATCATTCCGGATTCTATTGAGAATTATAAAGTGATCAGTTTCCAATACGATGGTTATTGGACCGATATCGGAAATATCTATTCATTCTATGAAGCCAACCTGGCACTCACACAAGAGATACCACCATTCAATTTATTTGATAACAATAAAACGGTATACAGTCGCGCACGCATGCTGCCACCTGCCAAGATCAGTGGTACTACGCTGGAGAAAACCATCATTGCAGAAGGATCGATCATTCATGCAAGTAGGATAGAGCAGAGTGTGGTGGGTATCCGTTCACGTATCGGACATGGAACAACGGTAGTGAACAGTTACCTGATGGGTAATGATTATTATGAAACCATTGAAGAGATGGCATCCAATACGGCGAAGGGATTACCCAAGATCGGTATCGGAGAGCGGTGCTATATCAAAGATGCGATCATTGATAAGAATTGTCGCATCGGTAATGATGTGCGTATCAATGGTGGGGCGCATTTGCCTAATACCGATCATGCTCTCTATACAGTGAAAGATGGCATTGTAGTGGTGAAGAAACTAGCGGTTCTTCCTGATGGTTTTGTGATTTGA
- a CDS encoding glycogen synthase, translated as MEIIHVSAECYPVAKAGGLGDVVGALPKYQVKAGHVAKVVMPMYRTKFLYENDWVVDFKGQTNLGNWFFDYTVIKEPTNKLGYDLYLIDINGLLDRQKIYGYDDDAERFTAFQIAFVNWLASWEHRPDVVHCHDYHTGLIPFMMQYCYDYNTLRSVPTVITIHNAQYQGWMGWDKSRYIPRWDLWKRGMLDWNETINPLASGIKCAAKVTTVSWSYMDELRSNSNGLEKLFEYERGKCVGILNGIDNEVWNPATDKYLEHHFTVKTVAAGKEKNKQILCERFGLDPAKPLFIFIGRLVGEKAADILPHAIRMGIEQTQGQASFLVLGSGETSVEWEFQQMAEPYKGVFNVVIGYDETLSHVMYAGADFLLMPSRVEPCGLNQMYAMRYGTVPMVRSTGGLQDTVVDMGDPDGFGIRFDQATANDVTYSISRAVSVYQDKTHFNWMRQHMMQIDHSWESTVDEYTNVYKSLR; from the coding sequence ATGGAGATTATTCATGTCAGCGCCGAGTGCTATCCGGTTGCCAAGGCCGGAGGATTGGGAGATGTAGTTGGCGCCCTTCCTAAATACCAGGTCAAAGCCGGACATGTGGCCAAAGTGGTCATGCCCATGTACCGTACTAAATTTCTCTATGAAAATGATTGGGTCGTAGATTTCAAAGGACAAACCAATTTGGGTAACTGGTTCTTTGATTATACCGTGATCAAAGAACCTACTAATAAATTAGGCTACGATCTATACCTGATCGATATCAATGGACTACTGGATCGTCAGAAGATCTATGGGTATGATGATGATGCAGAACGTTTCACCGCCTTCCAGATCGCATTTGTGAATTGGCTGGCCAGTTGGGAACATCGTCCTGATGTAGTGCATTGTCACGATTATCATACAGGTCTTATTCCTTTTATGATGCAGTATTGTTATGATTACAATACACTCAGGTCTGTTCCTACTGTTATCACCATTCACAATGCACAATACCAGGGATGGATGGGATGGGACAAGAGTCGCTACATACCCCGTTGGGATCTTTGGAAAAGAGGGATGTTGGATTGGAATGAAACCATCAATCCATTGGCATCGGGTATCAAGTGTGCAGCGAAAGTTACCACCGTGAGTTGGAGTTATATGGATGAACTCAGAAGTAACTCGAATGGATTGGAAAAATTGTTTGAATATGAGCGGGGTAAATGCGTGGGTATCTTAAACGGAATCGATAATGAAGTTTGGAATCCCGCAACAGATAAATACCTTGAACATCATTTCACGGTGAAAACGGTGGCGGCCGGAAAAGAAAAAAATAAACAGATACTCTGTGAACGATTTGGATTAGATCCTGCAAAGCCTTTGTTTATTTTCATTGGACGTCTCGTTGGAGAGAAAGCTGCAGATATCTTACCGCATGCCATTCGTATGGGTATTGAACAAACACAAGGACAAGCCAGCTTCTTAGTATTAGGTAGTGGCGAAACCAGTGTAGAATGGGAATTTCAACAAATGGCAGAACCTTATAAAGGCGTATTCAATGTAGTGATCGGTTATGATGAAACATTGAGTCATGTGATGTATGCAGGTGCAGACTTTTTATTGATGCCCAGCAGGGTAGAACCTTGCGGACTCAATCAGATGTATGCAATGCGTTATGGAACAGTGCCGATGGTAAGAAGTACCGGAGGTTTACAAGATACGGTAGTTGATATGGGTGATCCGGATGGATTTGGCATTCGTTTCGATCAGGCAACAGCCAATGATGTTACTTATTCCATCAGCAGAGCTGTATCAGTATACCAGGACAAAACACATTTCAACTGGATGCGCCAACACATGATGCAGATAGATCATAGTTGGGAGAGCACAGTGGATGAGTATACGAATGTGTATAAAAGCCTGAGGTGA
- a CDS encoding PepSY-associated TM helix domain-containing protein: MSDKVTKRQEQAKLLRVFRKIHRVTGALLFAFFFIIAVTGLLLGWKKNSGGVLLAKSYKGSSTVSKDWLSVDSLSQQAVHYLKQFDNTISTTIDRIDFRPEKGMVKFVFTHHFTAVQLDATTGALLHIEKRRADYIEKIHDGSLVDHYLHIPSGSFKLIYTTIMGLALLLFTITGFWLWYGPKRMRANQ, from the coding sequence ATGTCAGATAAGGTTACAAAACGGCAAGAGCAGGCCAAATTGTTGAGGGTATTCAGAAAGATCCACAGGGTTACCGGTGCTTTACTCTTTGCATTCTTTTTTATCATCGCAGTTACCGGATTATTATTGGGATGGAAAAAAAATAGTGGCGGTGTTTTATTGGCCAAATCCTATAAAGGCAGTTCAACTGTATCCAAAGACTGGTTGTCGGTAGATAGTTTGAGTCAACAAGCGGTTCATTATTTGAAGCAGTTCGATAATACGATCTCAACTACCATCGATCGCATTGATTTCAGACCGGAGAAGGGGATGGTAAAGTTTGTCTTCACCCATCATTTCACTGCAGTACAGTTAGATGCTACAACCGGTGCATTGTTACACATCGAAAAGCGAAGGGCTGATTATATTGAGAAGATACATGATGGATCTTTGGTAGATCATTACCTGCATATTCCATCCGGTAGTTTTAAATTGATCTATACTACGATCATGGGATTGGCCTTATTACTTTTTACCATTACCGGATTCTGGTTATGGTATGGGCCGAAAAGGATGAGGGCAAATCAATAG
- a CDS encoding GLPGLI family protein, with translation MKKLITLLFVLVALNSFSQARFISAGRIEFERKYNQHSQFEGQEEGIWIAEMKKNYPKMVTDFYELKFNQEKSVYKLMKENPDNKYLWSSKPNESDIAVKDLVKGTLSIQRDVFEQTYIIQDSLRQLEWRITDETRTIAGFECKKAVTRICDSVYVVAFYTDQILVNSGPESFSGLPGMILGLAVPRLHTTWFATKVELIEPTPAQLSPAQKGKKATWQQVSADLNRAMKDWGRGADRILWSALL, from the coding sequence ATGAAAAAGTTAATCACCTTATTATTCGTACTCGTCGCTTTGAACAGCTTTTCACAAGCAAGATTCATAAGTGCAGGCAGAATTGAATTTGAAAGAAAATACAATCAGCATAGTCAGTTTGAAGGACAAGAAGAAGGCATCTGGATCGCTGAGATGAAAAAGAACTACCCTAAGATGGTGACTGATTTTTATGAACTGAAATTCAATCAGGAAAAATCAGTGTATAAACTGATGAAAGAAAATCCTGACAATAAATATTTATGGTCCAGCAAACCCAATGAATCAGATATTGCTGTGAAAGATCTGGTGAAAGGAACTTTATCGATTCAAAGAGACGTATTTGAACAAACCTATATCATACAAGATAGTCTTCGTCAACTGGAATGGCGTATCACCGATGAAACGAGAACCATTGCGGGTTTCGAATGCAAAAAAGCAGTTACGCGTATTTGTGATTCTGTTTACGTAGTGGCTTTTTATACCGATCAGATTCTCGTGAACAGCGGACCTGAAAGCTTTAGTGGTTTACCCGGCATGATCTTAGGTCTGGCCGTTCCCAGATTACACACTACCTGGTTTGCTACAAAAGTTGAATTGATAGAACCCACACCTGCACAACTCTCTCCTGCTCAAAAAGGAAAGAAAGCTACCTGGCAGCAAGTATCTGCAGACCTGAATAGAGCGATGAAAGATTGGGGTCGTGGGGCTGATAGAATTTTGTGGAGTGCTTTGCTTTGA
- a CDS encoding VOC family protein yields MAQQIAHISLVVKDYDEAIRFYVDTLGFELLEDTTLSATKRWVRVAPKGAATSLLLAKADGPTQEPYIGNQTGGRVFLFLYTDDFERDFNLYTNRGVEFVRPPQKESYGTVAVFKDLYGNLWDLIQPA; encoded by the coding sequence TTGGCACAACAGATCGCACATATCAGTTTAGTGGTAAAAGACTATGATGAAGCCATTCGTTTTTATGTGGATACCCTTGGGTTTGAATTGCTAGAAGACACAACACTCTCAGCAACCAAACGCTGGGTGCGCGTGGCCCCTAAAGGTGCTGCTACCTCTTTATTGCTTGCAAAAGCAGATGGGCCAACACAAGAACCATACATCGGCAATCAAACCGGAGGTCGCGTATTTCTCTTTTTATATACCGATGACTTCGAACGTGATTTTAATTTATACACCAACAGGGGAGTAGAATTTGTAAGACCTCCCCAAAAAGAATCCTATGGTACAGTGGCCGTGTTCAAAGACCTGTACGGTAATCTTTGGGATTTGATACAACCTGCATGA
- a CDS encoding MFS transporter codes for MASSSPVSSSSAGLMPKPRLSLTQIFFMSFGFLGVQFGFALQNGNTSRILRSFGADVEHLPMFWIVAPLMGMIVQPLIGHYSDRTWNRLGRRKPYFLLGALLSSAALVFLPNSAAMSSIIPALWIGAGMVMIMDASFNIAMEPFRALVADNLPDSQRTSGFAVQTFLIGIGAVVGSELPSILAKSGFSQEAGESGVADNIKYAFYIGAAVFITAILVTVFLSKEYPPEEYEKYHGKQDEASKKEGLSAIFKDFKNMPKTMKQLGLVQFFSWFALFSMWVFTTDAVATHVYGLSPDDARSVAYNDAGNTVSSAFGTYNLVAAIYALFIPVVAKFLGRKGTHAFSLIAGGVGLISIYFIKDPAMLKYSMVGVGLAWASILAMPYVILSGSIPAGKLGIYMGIFNFFITLPQIVNGIGGGWIVKNIYGGQPIYAIVLAGFLMLCGAVSVLFVYDAGAIRIKQEKA; via the coding sequence ATGGCCAGTTCATCCCCCGTATCTAGTAGTTCTGCGGGTCTCATGCCCAAACCACGTTTGTCGCTGACGCAGATATTTTTCATGAGTTTTGGTTTCTTAGGTGTTCAATTCGGATTTGCATTGCAGAATGGAAATACCAGTCGTATCCTCCGTTCATTTGGAGCGGATGTAGAACACCTGCCCATGTTCTGGATCGTAGCACCATTGATGGGGATGATCGTACAACCGTTGATCGGTCATTACAGTGATCGAACCTGGAATCGTTTAGGAAGACGAAAGCCTTATTTTTTATTGGGAGCATTGTTATCCTCAGCCGCCCTGGTCTTTCTTCCAAATTCTGCAGCGATGTCATCCATCATTCCTGCTTTATGGATCGGTGCCGGTATGGTCATGATCATGGATGCTTCCTTCAATATTGCCATGGAACCTTTCCGTGCATTGGTAGCAGATAATTTACCCGACTCACAAAGAACGAGTGGATTTGCTGTACAAACATTTCTGATCGGTATCGGAGCGGTGGTAGGATCTGAACTGCCTTCTATTCTAGCCAAGAGTGGATTCTCACAAGAAGCAGGTGAATCAGGTGTTGCAGACAATATCAAATATGCATTCTATATCGGAGCCGCGGTATTTATTACGGCCATTCTGGTAACAGTATTTCTATCGAAAGAATATCCACCGGAAGAGTATGAAAAATATCATGGCAAACAAGATGAAGCTTCTAAAAAAGAAGGACTCAGTGCCATCTTCAAAGATTTTAAGAACATGCCCAAGACGATGAAGCAATTGGGATTGGTGCAATTCTTCTCCTGGTTTGCATTGTTCAGTATGTGGGTATTTACAACCGATGCGGTTGCAACACACGTGTATGGATTATCACCCGATGATGCAAGATCAGTTGCTTACAATGATGCAGGTAATACTGTGAGTTCTGCATTTGGTACCTATAATTTAGTAGCAGCGATCTATGCATTGTTCATACCGGTCGTAGCAAAGTTTCTGGGAAGAAAAGGAACCCATGCATTCTCCTTGATTGCGGGTGGCGTAGGATTGATCTCAATCTATTTCATCAAAGATCCGGCGATGTTAAAGTATTCGATGGTAGGGGTAGGATTGGCATGGGCCAGTATTCTGGCGATGCCTTATGTGATCTTATCCGGATCTATTCCTGCAGGTAAGCTGGGTATTTATATGGGGATCTTCAATTTCTTCATCACCTTACCACAAATCGTGAATGGTATTGGTGGAGGATGGATCGTAAAAAATATTTATGGCGGACAACCCATCTATGCCATCGTACTCGCAGGCTTCTTAATGTTATGCGGAGCAGTGAGTGTATTGTTTGTGTATGATGCAGGTGCCATCCGCATCAAGCAAGAAAAAGCATAA